TTCCGAAAGCGAAGGGACAGCAGTGAGCTCACCCATCGCCATAGAAATCACCTCCGCCGCAAGTTGTCGAAATCTATCTGTTCGCATTACTTTTGTTCCATCGTTTGAAAGATTATCTTTCCCTGCTCCCGGCGCATCGTGAAAAAGAATTTGTCATGCAGATTTTTTTCGAATTCGACCCCGAGTTCTCTGAAGAGGGAAGCGGTGAACTCCGCGCCATCCATTCCATTGACTTCTGCGAATTTCTCCGCCGGAAAGACAATTTTCTGAATCGGCGAGGCCTCTTCGCTCAGAATATCATAAATCCGGCCGGCATCAAACTGCCTCTCAGGATAAATTTCCCTGAGAACATAATGAATCTGCCGGGCTATTTCCTCTTTTTCCAGTCTGAAACCGCCGACTTCCATATCAAGTAACCTCTACAAGGTAATCTCTCCCCGCTTTTCGCTCGGAACTTCGGAAGAATAAATAATACAGAACCGCCGATGCAATATAAAGCGCCACTGCAATCAGCAGCGGCAAAGTATAACCATGCGTTTCAATCAGCCGTCCCCCGATAACGGTTGAAATCATCCAGGAACCGGTCCAGGAAAGGGTCAAAAGGGCATTAACCAGGGCATGTTCCATTCTGCCGACCATTTCCATGCTGAAATTGGTACCAATCGGCTGCGCCATATTCATCAGCGCTCCCCTCACCAGAAAGGCAACCACCGCCATCGGCAATGAATATGTAAATGCCAGTATTATCATAAACGGAATTGAGAGAAGTTCCGTTGCCACGATGGTTTTGACCATACCAATCTTTTTCGCCAGGACCGGTCCGGCCAGAATCCCCAGCAACATCGCCGTATTTACGGCAAAAAAGAGAAGTCCTATCTCGTCGGGCGATTGACGAAACCTGTCTCTGAAATATAAATTCAGAAACGGTATGATTAGCCCGGCGCCAATGCCGACCAGGAATTGGGGCAACAGAAGTTTCAAATAGAGCCGCGACTGTCGCCGCAGCAGCGACCAGGAGAAATCCGACTGGCGGTCTTCTTCGGTCGGAGCCGCCGCCTTTATAAGGGCGAAGGGAATCACCGCCGCAACGCCGCAAACAATGCTGATAATAAAAGTCCATTGATAAGCCTGAATTACATCGGCAAGCAGGGTTGTGAACCACGCCACCAGCCATCCGGAAATGACCGAGCCAACCATCCCCGCCAGGAGAAGTACCCCGAAATTGAAAGAGAAAACATAGGTTCTTTCTTCCGGCGTGGAATTGCGCATGAAGAACGGCGCCGCTGCAATCCGGTTAAAAGTTGCTGTCACCCCCAGCAGGAAGGACAGAAAAATCAACCAGTTGCTGATGCCCAGGCGCGAAATAGCGGCAATGATAGCCATGTAAATTATAGTTGAGCCGATTAGAACGAATTTCAGTCGTATCTTTCTGAGCGCAACGGCCGCCGGAATGGCGATGATAGCCGTCCCGAACGCTCCTGCCGAGAGGAATCTTCCTATGAAGGATTCCGCTCCACCCCGTTCCTTCAGGTAAAGATTAATCAGCAGCTGCGCTGTCGCGAATGTCAGCCCAATCAGGAAGGAACCGATAAGAAACAGCCGCACATTGCGCGAAAAGAGACCAATATGCCAGAGATAGTCCTTCAAAGAGCCGGCAATATGCCCATTCAGGTTCCTCAGTGGAGACAGCAGGTCTAATTGGTGATTTGATTTCGGTTGGGTGGAAGGCATATCAGTGCGATTCTATATTACAGATTCCCCGGCGCAGATGAATTCGACCGGTCCGGTCAAATAAATAAGGTCGTTATGGCGGTTCCACTCTATCTGCAGGGCGCCGCTGGGAAATAAAACCTCCACCTTGCGGTCCAGCAGACCATTTACCACCCCCGCCGCCACCGATGCTGCCGCTCCGGTGCCGGAGGAGCCGGTAGCGCCGGCGCCGCGCTCCCAGTCATTCAGACGGAGCTTGCGGCGATTTATTATCCGGGCAAATTCCACATTCGTTCGCCGTGGAAAATATTTCGAATGCTCAATCAAACTGCCCAATCTCTGCCAGTCAAAATCCAAACTATCGACAAACATTACCGCGTGGGGATTTCCGACCGAGAGAGCAGTAATTCTGTACCATCTGTTTCCAATTTTCAGCGGTCGGTTGATATGAAATTCATCCCGGCTCTTCATCGGTACCTTCTTTGCCGCAAATTCCGGTTTTCCCAGCGTCACCAATACCGAAAATCGATGACCTCTGGCTTCTATGATATTCGCTTCCGCCACGCCGTCCGCTGTTTCAATCGCGAGTTTTCTGCCGCGACGATATTTCTGATATCGATATGCCGCCACAATTCTCAATCCGTTCCCCGATTTCTCTGCCCAGCTGCCGTCAGAATTATAGACATCAACCCGGCAGTGAGCCCTTTTTGAATTTGATAGCCAGAGGACTCCATCTGCCCCGACTCCGAAATTGCGGCTGCATATTTTTCTGGCGAATTCCTCTATTTTCTGCGGAGGAATATGCCTGGTGACATTGTCAATCACGATGAAATCATTCCCCAGCGCATGGTATTTTGAGAATCTAACTCTGTTCATGCCCCATAAGATATCGTTCCACAAGTTTTTGTAAAGAGAAAAGCCCCGCAAAGTTACGGGGCTTCTCTGAATGAACTGAAATACTGAACTAACGAAGATTGTCCTTGATAACCTTGCCCAGCCTCTTGATTCCCTCGCTGATAGTATCTAAGGTGGCGCAAGAGAAGTTTAGTCGCAAGGTATTATCGCCGCGGCCGTCGGGATAGAACGGTTTCCCGTACACATAAGCCACTTTTTGGTCAATCGCCTGCGGCAGCATCTTCGAAGCCGAAATCCCTTCGGGCATCTCTATCCAGAGGAATAGTCCCCCTTCCGGTTTCGTCCATCTTAGTTCAGAGGGGAAATGCTTCTCCATCTCCTGAAGCATCAAGTTTCGTTTCTGGCCATAGTTTTCAATGAGCTTCTCAATATGCGGGTCGAGCTTCCCGGAATTTATAAATGCATATATCATGTACTGAGTAAAAGTATTGGAATGAAGGTCGGTGCACTGCTTAACCCGCTCAAAGATAGGCATGATCGTGAGCGGTCCGTTAATCCAGGCAATCCGGAGACCCGGCGCCATTATTTTGGAAAATGTGCCCAAAGAGATAACGGCATCGCCGCCGATTGACTTCATTGACGGAACCGGCTTGCCGGCAAATCGGATTTCCCCGTAAGGATTGTCGTCAATCAGCGGAATATTGTACTTCATCGCCAGTTCTACCAGAGCATGGCGACGCTCCTCCGACATGGTAATGCCGGTCGGATTCTGGAAAGTCGAAACAGTATAAATCATCTTGGGACGATATTTCTTGATAGCGCTTTCGACCTGCTCCACTTTCATTCCGTTCTCATCCATATCGACCGTGGCGTACCGCGCCTGGTAAAAGTTGAACGCCTGCAATGCCCCAACATAGGTTGGATATTCGGTAATGATATAATCTCCGGGACTGATAAAAGCCCGGGCGCAAAGCTCTATCCCCTGCTGCGAGCCGGAGGTTACCAGAATATTTTCCGTCTTGGTAGGAGAACCCTGGCTGGTCTCACGCTCCGCGATAGCATCACGCAGTGGCGTTATCCCCATCGATAGAGAATACTGCATCGAATCAGACTTATACGTATCAATCACCTCGGCGGCGCATCGTTTCATCTCCTGCAGCGGAAACATATCCGGAGCAGGAAGCCCCCCGGCAAAAGAGATAACGCCCGGACGCGACGATATCTTCAGGATTTCTCTAATTATGGAGTTTTCGAGGGATAAAACATGGGCGGCGATGTCCCATTTCTCAGGGGTCGCCTTGAAGTCAAAGGTCACTGGCTCTTTGCTCATAATAAATTGACTCTATCTCTTTTTTAGTTAAGTCATATCTAAAATGAAGATAACAAAAAGGAGTGCAAAGTCAATCTATAAACGTCACATCTTCTCTCCAGCGAACTTGACAATAGCATCGCCATACCTGTTTTTTATTTTATCTACCGCATTACTTGATAATTTCAATTTATCCATCTTGATATTCGACAACAAAGACAACTGTTTTTCTCCTGTTTTACTCAGAAGATTTGAGGCTTTTACCCCTAAAAGTCTTACTTTAACTTTAGGTCCATATTCTCTTGGAATTAATCTCTTAGAGGTCTCAAAAATAATCTTACATTGGTCGGTCGGAGTTGATATGGTTTTATCTCTGGTAACAGTATCAAATTCAGAGGAACGGATTTTAACCGAGATTGTCCTTGCTACAAAATTATCCCGACGCAATCGCCGCGAGACTTTATCCGATAACCAGAGTAAGGTGGCATAAATTTTATCTATATCCGAAAGGTCCGTCACCAGAGTCGTATCATGCGACATAGATTTATCATCCGGCAATTCATCACAAGATATTACTTCGGAACAATCCTCTCCCCTTGCCACTCGGGATAAATAGGCGCCGTTGACTCCAAAATATCCTTTCAAGACCTTTTCATCATATCCTGCCAGTTCGCCGACTGTATTAATCCCCAGTTTGCTCAGCGCCTTTTGTGTTTTCTCTCCAATACCCCAGAGTGAACTTACCGGTCGAGGATAAAACTCCTTTCTAAAATCCTCTCTATCCATAATGGTTATGCCATCCGGTTTCTTTTCCCCTGACGCCATTTTGGCTATCAACTTTGAGGGGGCAATCCCTACCGAACAAGTCAACGATAATTTCTCCCTTATCTCGGCTTTCATTTTCATCACCAGCGCTTCTGACGAATGGAAAATCCGATGACAGCCGGTGATATCTAAGAATGCCTCATCCACTGAGAACGGCTCCACTATCGGCGAATAATGCTCGAATATTACCTGAAGGACCGAGGCGGTATAGACATATCCTCCCAAACTGCCGGAAATTACAACTCCCTCCGGGCAAAGTTTTTTTGCCTGGGACATCGACATTCCCGATTTGACACCAAATTTTCTCGCTTCATACGAGCAGGTTGAAACCACCGAACGATAGCGGGGGTCGCCGCCTACAATCACCGGTTTTCCTTTCAATTGGGGGGCATTGCGGATTTCAAAGGCGGCAAAGAAGGCATCCATATCGACATGGACTATTACTTTCGGCCAGTCGCGGGTGCGGTCTATTCCACCCATATCTTGCTTATAGTCCAGCTGG
The sequence above is a segment of the Candidatus Zixiibacteriota bacterium genome. Coding sequences within it:
- a CDS encoding MFS transporter translates to MPSTQPKSNHQLDLLSPLRNLNGHIAGSLKDYLWHIGLFSRNVRLFLIGSFLIGLTFATAQLLINLYLKERGGAESFIGRFLSAGAFGTAIIAIPAAVALRKIRLKFVLIGSTIIYMAIIAAISRLGISNWLIFLSFLLGVTATFNRIAAAPFFMRNSTPEERTYVFSFNFGVLLLAGMVGSVISGWLVAWFTTLLADVIQAYQWTFIISIVCGVAAVIPFALIKAAAPTEEDRQSDFSWSLLRRQSRLYLKLLLPQFLVGIGAGLIIPFLNLYFRDRFRQSPDEIGLLFFAVNTAMLLGILAGPVLAKKIGMVKTIVATELLSIPFMIILAFTYSLPMAVVAFLVRGALMNMAQPIGTNFSMEMVGRMEHALVNALLTLSWTGSWMISTVIGGRLIETHGYTLPLLIAVALYIASAVLYYLFFRSSERKAGRDYLVEVT
- the dapF gene encoding diaminopimelate epimerase, with protein sequence MNRVRFSKYHALGNDFIVIDNVTRHIPPQKIEEFARKICSRNFGVGADGVLWLSNSKRAHCRVDVYNSDGSWAEKSGNGLRIVAAYRYQKYRRGRKLAIETADGVAEANIIEARGHRFSVLVTLGKPEFAAKKVPMKSRDEFHINRPLKIGNRWYRITALSVGNPHAVMFVDSLDFDWQRLGSLIEHSKYFPRRTNVEFARIINRRKLRLNDWERGAGATGSSGTGAAASVAAGVVNGLLDRKVEVLFPSGALQIEWNRHNDLIYLTGPVEFICAGESVI
- a CDS encoding PLP-dependent aminotransferase family protein codes for the protein MSKEPVTFDFKATPEKWDIAAHVLSLENSIIREILKISSRPGVISFAGGLPAPDMFPLQEMKRCAAEVIDTYKSDSMQYSLSMGITPLRDAIAERETSQGSPTKTENILVTSGSQQGIELCARAFISPGDYIITEYPTYVGALQAFNFYQARYATVDMDENGMKVEQVESAIKKYRPKMIYTVSTFQNPTGITMSEERRHALVELAMKYNIPLIDDNPYGEIRFAGKPVPSMKSIGGDAVISLGTFSKIMAPGLRIAWINGPLTIMPIFERVKQCTDLHSNTFTQYMIYAFINSGKLDPHIEKLIENYGQKRNLMLQEMEKHFPSELRWTKPEGGLFLWIEMPEGISASKMLPQAIDQKVAYVYGKPFYPDGRGDNTLRLNFSCATLDTISEGIKRLGKVIKDNLR
- the dinB gene encoding DNA polymerase IV, producing the protein MGGIDRTRDWPKVIVHVDMDAFFAAFEIRNAPQLKGKPVIVGGDPRYRSVVSTCSYEARKFGVKSGMSMSQAKKLCPEGVVISGSLGGYVYTASVLQVIFEHYSPIVEPFSVDEAFLDITGCHRIFHSSEALVMKMKAEIREKLSLTCSVGIAPSKLIAKMASGEKKPDGITIMDREDFRKEFYPRPVSSLWGIGEKTQKALSKLGINTVGELAGYDEKVLKGYFGVNGAYLSRVARGEDCSEVISCDELPDDKSMSHDTTLVTDLSDIDKIYATLLWLSDKVSRRLRRDNFVARTISVKIRSSEFDTVTRDKTISTPTDQCKIIFETSKRLIPREYGPKVKVRLLGVKASNLLSKTGEKQLSLLSNIKMDKLKLSSNAVDKIKNRYGDAIVKFAGEKM